One window of Oncorhynchus masou masou isolate Uvic2021 chromosome 28, UVic_Omas_1.1, whole genome shotgun sequence genomic DNA carries:
- the LOC135518320 gene encoding zinc finger protein 345-like isoform X2, translating into MATSYNTYQSETTSIMAVVVEAAITEINKLWPNSYANVSNPERELCAIMNLMMEEAIRKICQLFLVASSSLQNENVKLKTKVEQMTQLFENNTQPGPAKVCCKSAEMSSLGNDSSLGDTDGLNTDLSPIDTESNVKHMRAALPGSNEKDGHESQKNSNTTKGTRSKETKRFKCDICEKTFSRNKRLIQHKLTHTRPFKCDVCDKTFSMEGSLESHTLTHTKPFKCDVCDKTFSRNRLLVRHKLIHTGERPFACGQCGKTFRMSKQLEHHMLRHREKTFSCKICGNTFSTKKDLKRHQLVHAVERPFKCLTCGKGFTSRKLLIEHERIHTGEKPYSCAVCGKSYTQSGGLSYHMRTHTGERPHSCSECGKRFMTKSSLERHKVIHTGQKPFTCETCGAAFGHKGNLVRHQVLHTGERPYKCKLCGTSYLQSTLLKAHMHRHGATKPFMCDLCGKTFMYNFLMRRHHLKWHTAEGEKQKERERKERTRERTAKRAGTSTKPFSCDVCLNGFSSMLTLKNHQRIHTGQKQYSCSICRKTFAYKNTFDYHMRLHSGVKPYACKYCEKKFVLKQALEGHERTHTGEKPFKCSYCDKTFSVGTNLKRHERVHTGEKPFKCDVCGRGFGQANNVKAHMQVHTGVRPYYCKRCGKGFSDIRHYKNHSCNGVAATCDRSRKSSDRSFRSRKGGEDSSACHNAAVMSTQ; encoded by the exons CTTTGCGCAATTATGAATCTGATGATGGAGGAGGCTATTCGTAAAATCTGCCAACTATTCCTAGTGGCTTCCTCGAGTTTACAAAATGAGAACGTGAAACTGAAGACCAAGGTCGAGCAGATGACCCAGTTGTTTGAAAACAATACACAGCCTG GTCCTGCAAAGGTTTGCTGTAAATCCGCAGAGATGTCTTCATTGGGAAATGACTCCTCTCTGGGAGACACAGATGGACTGAATACAGACCTCTCCCCAATAGACACTGAATCCAACGTTAAGCATATGAGAGCTGCTCTGCCAGGGAGCAACGAGAAAGACGGCCATGAAAGCCAGAAAAATAGCAATACTACTAAAGGGACACGATCCAAAGAAACCAAACGCTTCAAGTGTGATATTTGTGAGAAGACCTTTAGCCGGAACAAACGACTGATACAACACAAGCTAACTCACACAAGACCCTTCAAGTGTGATGTGTGTGACAAGACCTTCAGCATGGAAGGGTCACTGGAATCTCACACGCTAACTCACACAAAACCATTCAAGTGTGATGTTTGTGACAAGACCTTCAGCCGGAACCGCTTGCTGGTACGTCACAAGctaattcacacaggagagaggccaTTCGCTTGTGGTCAATGTGGCAAAACATTCAGAATGTCCAAGCAGCTCGAACATCACATGTTGCGTCACAGAGAAAAAACGTTCAGTTGCAAAATCTGTGGAAATACATTCTCTACCAAGAAAGATCTGAAACGACATCAGCTTGTTCATGCAGTGGAGAGACCATTCAAGTGCCTGACTTGTGGAAAGGGTTTCACTTCAAGAAAACTGCTTATTGAGCATGAGAGAATCCACACCGGTGAAAAACCATACAGCTGTGCTGTGTGTGGGAAGAGTTACACACAGAGTGGTGGCCTGAGTTATCATATGCGAACACATACGGGTGAACGTCCACATTCATGCTCAGAGTGTGGTAAGCGCTTTATGACTAAATCCAGCCTTGAAAGACACAAGGTAATCCATACAGGGCAGAAGCCATTTACATGTgagacatgtggagctgctttcgGCCATAAAGGAAACCTTGTGAGACACCAAGTGCTTCACACAGGGGAGAGACCATACAAATGTAAATTGTGTGGGACAAGCTACCTTCAGTCCACCCTCTTAAAAGCTCATATGCATCGTCATGGGGCAACCAAACCATTTATGTGTGACCTATGTGGGAAGACTTTTATGTACAATTTTCTAATGAGACGACACCATCTAAAATGGCACACAGCTGaaggagagaagcagaaagaacgagagagaaaagagagaacgagagagcgaacTGCCAAGAGAGCGGGAACCTCAACAAAGCCATTCAGTTGCGACGTATGTTTGAATGGCTTTAGCTCCATGCTAACTCTGAAAAACCATCAACGAATTCACACTGGACAAAAGCAATACTCTTGTTCCATTTGCAGAAAGACCTTTGCCTATAAAAATACTTTTGACTATCATATGAGACTTCACAGTGGGGTGAAGCCCTACGCTTGTAAATACTGTGAAAAGAAATTTGTTCTTAAGCAAGCTCTAGAAGGACATGAGCGAACCCATACTGGTGAAAAGCCCTTCAAATGCAGTTATTGTGACAAGACTTTCTCAGTCGGCACCAATCTGAAAAGGCATGAGCGAGTCCACACGGGAGAGAAGCCATTCAAATGTGACGTCTGCGGGAGAGGTTTTGGCCAAGCCAACAACGTCAAAGCCCACATGCAAGTCCACACTGGAGTTAGGCCTTATTATTGCAAGAGATGTGGAAAGGGCTTTTCTGACATAAGACACTACAAAAACCATAGCTGTAATGGTGTGGCAGCAACATGTGATCGGTCTCGTAAATCTTCAGACCGTTCTTTCAGAAGTCGGAAAGGAGGTGAAGATAGCAGTGCTTGCCATAatgctgctgtgatgtcgactcaGTGA
- the LOC135518320 gene encoding zinc finger protein 345-like isoform X1 translates to MATSYNTYQSETTSIMAVVVEAAITEINKLWPNSYANVSNPERELCAIMNLMMEEAIRKICQLFLVASSSLQNENVKLKTKVEQMTQLFENNTQPGKSPAKVCCKSAEMSSLGNDSSLGDTDGLNTDLSPIDTESNVKHMRAALPGSNEKDGHESQKNSNTTKGTRSKETKRFKCDICEKTFSRNKRLIQHKLTHTRPFKCDVCDKTFSMEGSLESHTLTHTKPFKCDVCDKTFSRNRLLVRHKLIHTGERPFACGQCGKTFRMSKQLEHHMLRHREKTFSCKICGNTFSTKKDLKRHQLVHAVERPFKCLTCGKGFTSRKLLIEHERIHTGEKPYSCAVCGKSYTQSGGLSYHMRTHTGERPHSCSECGKRFMTKSSLERHKVIHTGQKPFTCETCGAAFGHKGNLVRHQVLHTGERPYKCKLCGTSYLQSTLLKAHMHRHGATKPFMCDLCGKTFMYNFLMRRHHLKWHTAEGEKQKERERKERTRERTAKRAGTSTKPFSCDVCLNGFSSMLTLKNHQRIHTGQKQYSCSICRKTFAYKNTFDYHMRLHSGVKPYACKYCEKKFVLKQALEGHERTHTGEKPFKCSYCDKTFSVGTNLKRHERVHTGEKPFKCDVCGRGFGQANNVKAHMQVHTGVRPYYCKRCGKGFSDIRHYKNHSCNGVAATCDRSRKSSDRSFRSRKGGEDSSACHNAAVMSTQ, encoded by the exons CTTTGCGCAATTATGAATCTGATGATGGAGGAGGCTATTCGTAAAATCTGCCAACTATTCCTAGTGGCTTCCTCGAGTTTACAAAATGAGAACGTGAAACTGAAGACCAAGGTCGAGCAGATGACCCAGTTGTTTGAAAACAATACACAGCCTGGTAAAA GTCCTGCAAAGGTTTGCTGTAAATCCGCAGAGATGTCTTCATTGGGAAATGACTCCTCTCTGGGAGACACAGATGGACTGAATACAGACCTCTCCCCAATAGACACTGAATCCAACGTTAAGCATATGAGAGCTGCTCTGCCAGGGAGCAACGAGAAAGACGGCCATGAAAGCCAGAAAAATAGCAATACTACTAAAGGGACACGATCCAAAGAAACCAAACGCTTCAAGTGTGATATTTGTGAGAAGACCTTTAGCCGGAACAAACGACTGATACAACACAAGCTAACTCACACAAGACCCTTCAAGTGTGATGTGTGTGACAAGACCTTCAGCATGGAAGGGTCACTGGAATCTCACACGCTAACTCACACAAAACCATTCAAGTGTGATGTTTGTGACAAGACCTTCAGCCGGAACCGCTTGCTGGTACGTCACAAGctaattcacacaggagagaggccaTTCGCTTGTGGTCAATGTGGCAAAACATTCAGAATGTCCAAGCAGCTCGAACATCACATGTTGCGTCACAGAGAAAAAACGTTCAGTTGCAAAATCTGTGGAAATACATTCTCTACCAAGAAAGATCTGAAACGACATCAGCTTGTTCATGCAGTGGAGAGACCATTCAAGTGCCTGACTTGTGGAAAGGGTTTCACTTCAAGAAAACTGCTTATTGAGCATGAGAGAATCCACACCGGTGAAAAACCATACAGCTGTGCTGTGTGTGGGAAGAGTTACACACAGAGTGGTGGCCTGAGTTATCATATGCGAACACATACGGGTGAACGTCCACATTCATGCTCAGAGTGTGGTAAGCGCTTTATGACTAAATCCAGCCTTGAAAGACACAAGGTAATCCATACAGGGCAGAAGCCATTTACATGTgagacatgtggagctgctttcgGCCATAAAGGAAACCTTGTGAGACACCAAGTGCTTCACACAGGGGAGAGACCATACAAATGTAAATTGTGTGGGACAAGCTACCTTCAGTCCACCCTCTTAAAAGCTCATATGCATCGTCATGGGGCAACCAAACCATTTATGTGTGACCTATGTGGGAAGACTTTTATGTACAATTTTCTAATGAGACGACACCATCTAAAATGGCACACAGCTGaaggagagaagcagaaagaacgagagagaaaagagagaacgagagagcgaacTGCCAAGAGAGCGGGAACCTCAACAAAGCCATTCAGTTGCGACGTATGTTTGAATGGCTTTAGCTCCATGCTAACTCTGAAAAACCATCAACGAATTCACACTGGACAAAAGCAATACTCTTGTTCCATTTGCAGAAAGACCTTTGCCTATAAAAATACTTTTGACTATCATATGAGACTTCACAGTGGGGTGAAGCCCTACGCTTGTAAATACTGTGAAAAGAAATTTGTTCTTAAGCAAGCTCTAGAAGGACATGAGCGAACCCATACTGGTGAAAAGCCCTTCAAATGCAGTTATTGTGACAAGACTTTCTCAGTCGGCACCAATCTGAAAAGGCATGAGCGAGTCCACACGGGAGAGAAGCCATTCAAATGTGACGTCTGCGGGAGAGGTTTTGGCCAAGCCAACAACGTCAAAGCCCACATGCAAGTCCACACTGGAGTTAGGCCTTATTATTGCAAGAGATGTGGAAAGGGCTTTTCTGACATAAGACACTACAAAAACCATAGCTGTAATGGTGTGGCAGCAACATGTGATCGGTCTCGTAAATCTTCAGACCGTTCTTTCAGAAGTCGGAAAGGAGGTGAAGATAGCAGTGCTTGCCATAatgctgctgtgatgtcgactcaGTGA